A stretch of Hydrogenothermus marinus DNA encodes these proteins:
- the smpB gene encoding SsrA-binding protein SmpB → MERQMTIKVVATNKQVYHNYNILETYEAGLVLKGTEVKALREGNVNLRDAYIRIEDGEAYVVGLYIGPYKPAGRLQHDPTRKRKLLLHKREILKLMGKIQEKGLTIVPTKIYFKNGKAKIEIALAKGKAKYEKREALKEKQLKRELSKKYKGKLKL, encoded by the coding sequence ATGGAGAGACAAATGACAATAAAAGTAGTAGCTACTAATAAGCAGGTTTATCACAATTATAATATTCTTGAAACTTATGAAGCAGGATTAGTTTTAAAAGGAACAGAAGTAAAAGCTTTAAGAGAAGGAAATGTAAATCTAAGAGATGCTTATATAAGAATAGAAGATGGAGAAGCTTATGTTGTAGGCCTTTATATTGGTCCTTATAAACCTGCAGGAAGACTTCAACATGATCCAACAAGAAAAAGAAAACTATTATTACACAAAAGGGAAATTTTAAAACTAATGGGTAAAATTCAAGAAAAAGGATTGACAATTGTTCCTACAAAAATTTATTTTAAAAATGGAAAAGCAAAAATTGAGATAGCATTAGCAAAAGGAAAAGCAAAATACGAAAAAAGAGAAGCTTTAAAAGAAAAACAACTAAAAAGAGAGCTTTCCAAAAAGTATAAAGGAAAATTGAAACTTTAG
- a CDS encoding DUF6952 family protein — MNIKEIKELAKKFTPEQLDNCITQAIETQGKSDCKIGDDVLEVVNTLAKAQTVRQLMDQGYSEIEAIRELAKRIRQVQGAEK, encoded by the coding sequence ATGAATATAAAAGAGATAAAAGAGCTTGCAAAAAAATTTACTCCAGAGCAACTTGATAACTGTATAACTCAAGCTATAGAAACTCAAGGAAAATCTGATTGTAAAATAGGAGATGATGTTTTGGAAGTAGTTAATACTTTAGCAAAAGCTCAAACAGTTAGGCAGTTAATGGATCAAGGATATTCTGAGATAGAAGCAATTAGAGAGCTTGCAAAAAGAATTAGACAAGTTCAAGGTGCTGAAAAATAA